A genomic stretch from Enterobacter oligotrophicus includes:
- a CDS encoding sugar ABC transporter ATP-binding protein, whose amino-acid sequence MVSSRLEMRGISLAFSGFQALSRVDFTLTGGTVHALTGANGAGKSTLMAVLCGTHDHYEGEICINNQPVAIREPLDAKRLGIHLVQQEVDVALVPGLSIAENIMLDQLAQPGHHYNWRAVRQQARQALAQLDVSLDVRRAIDSCTLAEKQQILLARALSHHCRFLILDEPTAPLDAHESERLFTVVKRLQQQGIGVVFISHRIHELKAICDTLTVLRDGKLIESGPMADLSGEEIVEKMLGHELNDIYPPARPPHSEETLLRVEGLHDDALLKDISLHLRKGEILGIAGLAGAGKTELCKALFGASKSRVEHGELNHRPWKPRDPADSVLRGLALVPEERRKEGIFIDEPVSMNLAVAADNTFSRWSLFGHRQAWRWAEEVIARVGVRARGPGQVLRRLSGGNQQKIAIGKWLRNDASVLIFDEPTKGVDVKAKTDLFQLIDGLAREGKGVIYASGEFAELVGLCDRICVLWDGRIVAEIAGAEAREETLLYYSTGGTAS is encoded by the coding sequence ATGGTTTCCAGTCGCCTTGAAATGCGTGGTATCAGCCTGGCCTTTTCCGGCTTTCAGGCATTATCGCGCGTGGACTTCACGTTGACCGGCGGCACCGTACACGCGCTGACCGGGGCGAACGGCGCGGGGAAATCGACGCTGATGGCGGTGCTGTGTGGCACGCACGATCACTATGAAGGTGAAATTTGCATTAATAACCAGCCGGTGGCGATCCGCGAGCCGCTCGATGCCAAACGGCTGGGTATTCACCTGGTGCAGCAGGAAGTGGACGTGGCACTCGTGCCGGGTTTAAGCATCGCTGAAAACATTATGCTCGATCAGCTGGCGCAGCCGGGGCACCACTACAACTGGCGCGCTGTACGCCAGCAGGCAAGACAGGCGCTGGCACAGCTGGATGTCTCCCTTGACGTTCGCCGTGCCATCGATAGCTGTACGCTGGCCGAAAAGCAGCAGATTTTGCTGGCACGGGCGCTGTCGCACCACTGCCGTTTTTTAATTCTCGATGAGCCGACCGCGCCGCTGGATGCACACGAAAGCGAACGCCTGTTTACCGTGGTAAAACGCCTGCAACAGCAGGGCATCGGCGTGGTGTTTATCTCTCACCGTATCCACGAGCTGAAAGCCATCTGCGACACCTTAACGGTGCTACGCGACGGCAAGCTGATTGAGTCCGGCCCGATGGCGGATCTCAGCGGCGAAGAGATTGTCGAGAAAATGCTCGGCCATGAGCTGAACGACATCTATCCCCCTGCGCGACCGCCGCACAGCGAAGAGACACTGCTGCGGGTGGAAGGGCTGCACGACGACGCGCTGCTGAAAGATATCTCACTGCACCTGCGCAAAGGTGAAATTCTTGGCATTGCCGGGCTGGCGGGGGCAGGGAAAACCGAACTTTGTAAGGCGCTGTTTGGTGCCAGCAAAAGCCGCGTGGAACACGGTGAGCTGAATCATCGGCCCTGGAAACCGCGCGACCCGGCGGACTCGGTGCTGCGCGGGCTGGCGCTGGTGCCGGAAGAAAGGCGCAAAGAGGGCATTTTTATTGATGAGCCGGTGAGCATGAACCTGGCGGTGGCGGCGGATAACACCTTTTCGCGCTGGAGCCTCTTCGGCCATCGGCAGGCGTGGCGCTGGGCGGAAGAGGTGATTGCCCGCGTCGGTGTGCGTGCGCGGGGGCCGGGGCAGGTGCTGCGTCGGCTTTCTGGCGGTAACCAGCAGAAGATCGCCATCGGAAAGTGGTTGCGAAACGACGCCAGCGTGTTGATTTTCGACGAGCCGACCAAAGGCGTGGACGTGAAAGCCAAAACCGATCTGTTCCAGCTGATCGACGGCCTGGCGCGCGAGGGCAAAGGGGTGATTTACGCCTCCGGCGAATTTGCTGAACTGGTCGGGCTGTGCGACCGCATCTGCGTATTGTGGGACGGACGCATCGTGGCGGAAATCGCCGGGGCCGAAGCCCGTGAAGAGACACTACTTTATTATTCAACCGGAGGAACGGCGTCGTGA
- a CDS encoding ABC transporter permease yields the protein MSKALSVTAAESGRQQIFDFLYKWGMLLTVVALVAVFGLASDNFLDPNNIINILRSIAIVTVIAIGVSISLTIGGFDLSVGSTASLANALVISLFVWHGFGTTESILITLALCTLVGLFNAFLIVVLRIPDMLATLASLFVIQGVAMTYSYGGSITENMVLPSGDMAEGTIPAAFSLLGQVPTIVVIMLVVTIVAQLGLSLTTHGRRMYAIGGNPEAARLSGIRTTRYKVAAYVIASLLAGLGGILLASRIGSSQVNAGGGYLMDAVAAAWIGFSLAGSGKPNALGTLVGAVILGVLSNGLVMLSVPYYAMDIIKGLVLAVALAITYIQKR from the coding sequence GTGAGCAAGGCCCTTTCAGTGACGGCGGCGGAGTCTGGCCGTCAGCAAATTTTCGATTTTCTCTACAAGTGGGGCATGTTGCTGACCGTCGTCGCGCTGGTGGCCGTCTTTGGCCTGGCGTCGGACAACTTCCTCGATCCGAACAACATCATCAATATTCTGCGCTCGATTGCCATCGTGACGGTGATTGCCATCGGCGTGTCGATCTCCCTGACCATTGGCGGGTTTGACCTTTCTGTGGGATCAACCGCGTCGCTGGCGAATGCGCTGGTGATTTCACTTTTCGTCTGGCACGGCTTTGGCACCACCGAATCAATTCTGATCACTCTCGCGCTCTGCACGCTGGTGGGGCTGTTTAACGCGTTTCTGATTGTCGTTCTGCGTATTCCGGACATGCTCGCGACGCTTGCCAGCCTGTTTGTGATCCAGGGTGTGGCGATGACCTACAGCTACGGCGGCTCGATTACCGAGAACATGGTACTGCCGAGCGGCGACATGGCGGAAGGCACCATTCCGGCGGCGTTCAGCCTGCTGGGGCAGGTGCCGACCATTGTTGTCATCATGCTGGTGGTGACCATTGTGGCGCAGCTTGGACTCTCGCTGACGACCCACGGTCGCCGCATGTATGCCATCGGCGGTAATCCGGAAGCGGCGCGGCTTTCTGGCATTCGCACCACGCGTTACAAGGTGGCAGCCTACGTGATTGCTTCACTGCTGGCGGGGCTGGGCGGCATTTTGCTGGCCTCGCGCATCGGTTCGTCGCAGGTGAATGCGGGCGGCGGCTATCTGATGGACGCGGTGGCAGCGGCGTGGATTGGCTTTTCGCTGGCCGGTTCCGGTAAACCGAACGCGCTGGGTACGCTGGTGGGGGCGGTCATTCTCGGTGTGCTGTCGAACGGGCTGGTGATGCTCTCCGTGCCGTATTACGCCATGGACATTATAAAAGGGCTGGTGCTCGCGGTGGCGCTGGCTATTACCTACATACAAAAACGCTGA
- a CDS encoding sugar ABC transporter substrate-binding protein: MKKIALSLMTLGLLTSLPGLAATPAPVPAAIANHDGPIRIAVIRNLGSDDNTTQFVAGAIQEGKKLGFKVSTFLSNGDDAKFQDFVNQAISQKYDGIILSQGRDPYATALVKKAVDAGIKVSVFDTAVNGEIPGVTVTQQDDASLTNLSFGQLAKDFNGKANIVKLWVAGFPPMERRQAAYKELQKQYPDIKELESIGAVSSDVQGDTANKVGAILAKYPKGKIDAIWGTWDAFSQGAYKALKENGRTEIKLYSIDISNQDLQLMREPGSPWKVSVAVDPKLIGATNVRLIANKIAGETTPATYDFKAAAIPQALLTAQPGAVNVASLGKIIPGWGQTEDFIAPWFATLEARSK; this comes from the coding sequence ATGAAAAAGATTGCACTCTCTTTGATGACACTGGGGTTACTCACTTCTCTGCCGGGCTTAGCGGCCACCCCCGCACCGGTTCCGGCCGCCATTGCAAACCACGACGGTCCAATCCGCATCGCGGTGATCCGTAACCTCGGCTCTGATGACAACACCACGCAGTTTGTTGCAGGGGCGATTCAGGAAGGGAAGAAACTCGGCTTTAAAGTCAGCACCTTTTTAAGCAACGGTGACGATGCCAAATTCCAGGACTTCGTGAACCAGGCGATCAGCCAGAAATACGACGGGATTATTCTTTCTCAGGGGCGTGACCCGTATGCGACCGCGCTGGTGAAAAAAGCGGTGGATGCTGGCATCAAGGTTTCCGTGTTTGATACCGCGGTTAACGGCGAGATCCCCGGCGTAACCGTGACCCAGCAGGACGACGCTTCCCTGACCAATCTCTCCTTCGGCCAGTTGGCAAAAGATTTCAACGGCAAGGCGAATATTGTGAAGCTGTGGGTTGCGGGCTTCCCGCCGATGGAGCGCCGTCAGGCGGCCTATAAAGAACTGCAAAAACAGTACCCGGACATCAAAGAGCTGGAGTCCATCGGTGCGGTTTCTTCTGACGTTCAGGGCGATACCGCCAACAAAGTCGGCGCGATCCTGGCGAAATATCCGAAAGGTAAAATTGACGCCATCTGGGGAACCTGGGATGCCTTCAGCCAGGGAGCCTATAAAGCGCTGAAAGAGAATGGTCGCACGGAAATTAAACTCTACAGCATCGACATCTCCAACCAGGATCTGCAGCTGATGCGCGAGCCGGGCAGCCCGTGGAAGGTGAGCGTGGCGGTAGATCCGAAACTGATTGGTGCGACCAACGTGCGTCTGATTGCGAACAAGATTGCCGGTGAAACCACGCCTGCGACCTACGATTTCAAAGCGGCTGCGATTCCGCAGGCGCTGCTGACGGCGCAGCCTGGCGCGGTGAACGTGGCGTCTCTGGGGAAAATTATTCCAGGCTGGGGCCAGACGGAAGATTTCATTGCCCCGTGGTTTGCGACGCTCGAAGCCAGGTCAAAATAA
- a CDS encoding LVIVD repeat-containing protein yields MSALPQPEYSRNMRLIGHSDQGGRPDGVQLMVHRGFAYIGHMVSQGFSIVDVRDPKNPKAAGYVPAPPGTWNVHLQAHDDLLLVINARDLFADARFADEKVYYTRQVGETVSDVQDKGWSAGLRVFDISTPDKPREISFLSLNGIGIHRIWYVGGRWAYVSALIDGFTDYIFLTIDLADPRKPEVAGRWWLPGMNQAEGENPTWPDGKRYALHHAIIAGDTAYGSWRDGGLTLLDVKDRTQPKLISHRNWSPPFGGGTHTALPLPDRDLLVVLDEAVLDNQQDGEKLIWLFDIRETSNPVSISTFPQPDEIDYVAKGAHFGPHNLHENRPGSFISSTLIFATYQNAGVRAYDISNPYRPVETGALVPAAPERMMDTRPNRPQVIQSCDVFVDAQGIIYSTDYNGGLSVIEYLG; encoded by the coding sequence ATGTCTGCATTACCTCAACCCGAATACAGCCGCAATATGCGGCTGATTGGTCATAGCGATCAGGGCGGTCGCCCGGACGGCGTACAGCTTATGGTGCACCGCGGCTTTGCATATATCGGCCATATGGTGTCGCAGGGCTTTTCGATTGTGGACGTGCGCGACCCGAAAAACCCAAAAGCGGCAGGCTATGTACCCGCCCCGCCGGGCACCTGGAACGTGCACCTTCAGGCGCACGATGACCTGCTGCTGGTCATTAACGCCCGCGATCTGTTTGCCGATGCCCGCTTTGCTGACGAAAAGGTTTACTATACCCGTCAGGTGGGGGAAACCGTCAGCGACGTGCAGGATAAAGGCTGGAGCGCCGGGCTGCGGGTGTTTGATATCTCCACGCCCGATAAGCCGCGTGAAATCAGCTTCCTGTCCCTGAACGGTATTGGCATTCACCGTATCTGGTACGTGGGCGGGCGCTGGGCGTATGTATCAGCGCTGATCGACGGTTTTACCGACTACATCTTCCTGACCATCGATCTGGCTGACCCGCGTAAACCCGAAGTGGCGGGGCGCTGGTGGCTGCCGGGGATGAACCAGGCCGAAGGCGAAAACCCAACGTGGCCGGACGGCAAACGCTACGCGCTGCACCACGCGATTATCGCAGGTGATACCGCTTACGGCAGCTGGCGCGACGGCGGGTTGACGCTGCTGGATGTGAAGGATCGGACGCAGCCGAAGCTGATTAGCCACCGCAACTGGAGCCCGCCGTTTGGCGGCGGCACGCACACCGCGCTGCCGCTGCCGGACCGCGATCTGCTGGTGGTGCTGGACGAAGCGGTGCTGGATAACCAGCAGGACGGCGAGAAGCTGATCTGGCTGTTTGATATCCGCGAGACGTCGAATCCGGTGAGCATTTCCACCTTCCCGCAGCCGGATGAAATCGACTACGTGGCGAAAGGGGCGCATTTTGGCCCGCACAACCTGCATGAGAACCGGCCAGGAAGTTTTATTAGCTCAACGCTGATTTTTGCCACGTACCAGAATGCGGGCGTGCGCGCGTATGACATCTCTAATCCGTATCGCCCGGTTGAAACCGGTGCGCTGGTGCCCGCCGCGCCGGAGAGGATGATGGATACGCGGCCCAATCGCCCGCAGGTAATCCAGTCTTGCGACGTGTTTGTGGATGCGCAGGGGATTATTTACAGCACGGATTATAACGGCGGGCTGTCGGTGATTGAGTATTTGGGGTGA
- the mtnK gene encoding S-methyl-5-thioribose kinase yields the protein MSQYRTFTAQDAVEYAKQFGGLDDPSSLVEAQEVGDGNLNLVFKIFDSAGVSRIIVKQALPYVRCVGESWPLTLDRARLEAQTLVEHYQHSPQHTVKIHHFDPALAVMVMEDLSSHRIWRGELIKNNYYPQAARQLGEYLAHTLFHTSDFYLHPHEKKAQVAKFINPEMCEITEDLFFNDPYQIHARNNYPAELENDVAALRDDAQLKIAVASLKHRFFSQAEALLHGDIHSGSIFVAENSLKAIDAEFGYFGPVGFDVGTAIGNLLLNFCGLPGHLGIRDAAAAREQRLADIQELWNTFAERFQALANEKTRDAALSAPGYASEFLKKVWKDTIGFCGTELIRRSVGLSHVADIDTIQDEAMRHECLRHAITLGKALIVIADRIDSAEELVARVRQYS from the coding sequence ATGTCGCAATACCGTACCTTTACCGCCCAGGACGCCGTGGAGTATGCAAAGCAGTTTGGCGGCCTTGATGACCCTTCATCGCTGGTGGAGGCGCAGGAAGTGGGCGACGGTAACCTCAATCTGGTGTTTAAAATTTTCGACAGCGCAGGCGTGAGCCGCATCATCGTCAAGCAGGCGTTGCCCTACGTGCGCTGCGTTGGCGAGTCCTGGCCGCTGACGCTGGACCGCGCGCGTCTTGAGGCACAAACCCTCGTTGAGCACTACCAGCACAGCCCGCAGCACACGGTGAAAATCCACCACTTCGACCCGGCGCTGGCGGTGATGGTAATGGAAGATCTCTCCAGCCATCGCATCTGGCGCGGCGAGCTGATCAAAAATAATTATTACCCGCAGGCAGCGCGACAGCTGGGTGAATACCTCGCCCACACGCTGTTCCACACCAGCGATTTTTACCTGCACCCGCACGAGAAAAAAGCGCAGGTCGCGAAATTCATTAATCCGGAGATGTGTGAGATCACCGAAGATCTGTTCTTCAACGATCCCTACCAGATCCACGCGCGCAACAACTACCCGGCAGAGCTGGAAAACGACGTAGCCGCCCTGCGCGACGACGCCCAGCTAAAAATTGCCGTGGCCTCTCTTAAGCACCGGTTCTTCTCCCAGGCGGAAGCGCTGCTGCACGGCGATATTCACAGCGGCTCGATTTTTGTGGCCGAAAACAGCCTGAAAGCCATCGACGCCGAGTTCGGCTACTTTGGTCCGGTTGGCTTTGACGTGGGCACCGCCATCGGCAACCTGCTGCTTAACTTCTGCGGCCTGCCGGGGCACCTGGGCATCCGCGATGCCGCTGCCGCCCGCGAACAGCGTCTGGCCGATATTCAGGAGCTGTGGAATACCTTTGCGGAGCGCTTCCAGGCGCTGGCGAACGAAAAAACGCGTGATGCCGCACTCAGCGCGCCAGGCTATGCCTCTGAGTTCCTGAAAAAAGTCTGGAAAGATACCATCGGTTTCTGCGGCACCGAGCTGATTCGCCGCAGCGTCGGGCTGTCGCACGTGGCGGACATCGACACCATTCAGGATGAGGCGATGCGCCACGAATGCCTGCGCCACGCGATTACGCTCGGTAAAGCGCTCATTGTGATTGCCGACCGTATCGACAGCGCGGAAGAGCTGGTGGCGCGAGTGCGGCAGTATAGCTGA
- the mtnA gene encoding S-methyl-5-thioribose-1-phosphate isomerase produces the protein MQTLQTTSLRVADNQLFILDQQALPQEKRWLDASTVEALVGHIHALRVRGAPLIGLSASLLLALLAENGKSRDELAVALETLRASRPTAVNLMNNLDRMKQALRREDFVPALVEEALRLIDEDKQLCDAIARAGSALVKPGSRLLTHCNTGGLATAGVGTALGVIARAHEEGNVSNVWVDETRPLLQGGRLTAWELGELGVPYQLITDSMAASLMAKGQVDAVWVGADRIAANGDVANKIGTYSLAVLAKFHGIPFYVAAPHTTLDPDCPNGDAIPIEQRAASEVTGVAGSFGAVQWAPENAQVYNPAFDVTPAALISGWVLDTGVVTSEEVAKGKFLSIEEEG, from the coding sequence ATGCAGACATTACAGACGACCAGCCTGCGGGTGGCGGATAATCAGCTCTTTATTCTCGATCAGCAGGCGCTTCCGCAGGAGAAACGCTGGCTGGATGCCTCGACGGTCGAGGCGCTGGTTGGGCATATCCACGCCCTGCGGGTGCGTGGCGCGCCGCTGATTGGTCTCTCTGCAAGCCTGCTGCTGGCGCTGCTGGCGGAAAACGGCAAAAGCCGCGACGAGCTGGCGGTGGCGCTGGAAACCCTGCGCGCCTCCCGCCCGACGGCGGTTAACCTGATGAACAATCTTGATCGCATGAAACAGGCGCTGCGGCGGGAAGATTTTGTTCCGGCGCTGGTGGAAGAAGCGTTACGCCTGATTGACGAAGATAAACAGCTTTGCGATGCGATTGCGCGAGCGGGCAGCGCGCTGGTGAAGCCCGGCAGTCGCCTGTTGACCCACTGCAACACCGGCGGGCTGGCAACGGCGGGTGTCGGTACGGCGCTGGGCGTGATTGCCCGCGCGCATGAAGAAGGTAACGTCAGCAATGTGTGGGTAGACGAAACGCGTCCGCTGTTGCAGGGCGGTAGATTAACCGCATGGGAGCTTGGCGAGCTGGGTGTGCCGTATCAGCTGATTACCGATTCTATGGCCGCGAGCCTGATGGCAAAAGGGCAGGTTGATGCCGTGTGGGTCGGTGCCGATCGCATTGCCGCTAACGGCGATGTGGCGAATAAAATCGGCACCTACTCCCTGGCGGTACTGGCGAAATTCCACGGCATTCCGTTCTACGTTGCCGCCCCGCACACGACCCTTGACCCGGACTGCCCGAACGGTGATGCGATCCCTATCGAGCAGCGCGCCGCCAGCGAAGTGACGGGCGTGGCGGGGAGCTTTGGTGCAGTGCAGTGGGCTCCGGAAAACGCACAGGTGTATAACCCGGCATTTGACGTCACGCCTGCGGCGCTGATTAGCGGCTGGGTGCTGGATACAGGCGTGGTTACTTCTGAAGAGGTCGCCAAAGGGAAATTTCTCTCCATTGAGGAAGAGGGGTGA
- a CDS encoding helix-turn-helix domain-containing protein codes for MRHQNWHPADIIAALKKHGTSLAALSRKAGLSSSTLANALSRPWPKGELLIAQALNIPPDEIWPERYFDEKGEPIFRQMRTTKKRKISTT; via the coding sequence ATGCGTCATCAGAACTGGCATCCTGCCGATATCATTGCCGCATTAAAGAAACATGGGACAAGCCTGGCGGCGTTGTCCCGTAAGGCTGGACTATCTTCATCCACACTGGCAAACGCACTATCACGCCCGTGGCCTAAAGGAGAATTGCTTATTGCTCAGGCGCTGAACATTCCACCGGATGAGATATGGCCTGAAAGATATTTTGATGAAAAAGGCGAGCCGATATTCCGTCAGATGAGGACAACCAAAAAGAGAAAAATCTCTACGACATGA
- a CDS encoding helix-turn-helix transcriptional regulator has product MASVYSAEYQSVINALKKARKERGITQAQLAEALGKPQSFIAKVENGERRLDVVEFVHLAKLVGADIQRIIGSI; this is encoded by the coding sequence ATGGCTTCTGTCTACTCAGCTGAATACCAGAGTGTTATCAATGCGTTGAAAAAAGCCCGTAAAGAGCGTGGGATCACTCAGGCGCAGCTTGCGGAGGCGTTGGGCAAACCGCAATCATTCATCGCCAAAGTTGAAAACGGTGAACGGAGGTTGGATGTGGTGGAGTTTGTGCATTTGGCGAAACTCGTGGGTGCGGACATACAGAGGATTATTGGGAGTATTTAA
- a CDS encoding 1,2-dihydroxy-3-keto-5-methylthiopentene dioxygenase, with product MSALTIYSDKDASQPQWHSTDAAEIAQQLNAKGVRFERWAADRDLGHDPAPEAVIEAYQHAIDKLVAEKGYQSWDVISLRADNPQKEALRAKFLNEHTHGEDEVRFFVEGAGLFCLHIGDEVYQVLCEKNDLISVPAGTPHWFDMGSEPNFTAIRIFDNPEGWIAQFTGDAIADAYPRLA from the coding sequence ATGAGCGCATTAACCATTTATTCCGACAAAGACGCCAGCCAGCCACAGTGGCACAGCACCGACGCCGCCGAGATCGCCCAACAGCTCAATGCCAAAGGGGTGCGTTTTGAACGCTGGGCGGCGGATCGTGATTTAGGCCACGATCCCGCACCTGAAGCGGTGATCGAGGCTTATCAGCATGCGATCGACAAACTGGTGGCGGAGAAAGGCTATCAGAGCTGGGACGTGATCAGCCTGCGCGCCGACAATCCGCAGAAAGAGGCGCTGCGCGCGAAATTTCTGAACGAGCACACCCACGGCGAAGATGAAGTCCGTTTCTTCGTTGAGGGGGCGGGACTGTTTTGCCTGCATATTGGCGATGAGGTGTATCAGGTTCTGTGCGAGAAAAACGACCTGATCTCTGTGCCCGCAGGCACGCCGCACTGGTTTGACATGGGTTCAGAGCCGAACTTTACGGCGATTCGTATTTTCGATAACCCGGAAGGCTGGATTGCACAGTTTACCGGGGATGCGATTGCGGATGCGTATCCGAGGCTGGCATGA
- the mtnC gene encoding acireductone synthase: MIRAIVTDIEGTTSDIRFVHDVLFPYARERLAAFVTAQQYAEPVKSILDNLRDETGNPHASINALIDTLFAFMDEDRKSTALKALQGIIWQDGYVNGDFTGHLYPDVLPALEKWKAQGIDLYVYSSGSVAAQKLLFGYSDEGDITHLFSGYFDTHIGAKREVHSYQNIAAHTGIAPSQILFLSDVHQELDAAEQAGFRTLQLIRGDEDGTSHHHQVHQFDEINPEQIPS, encoded by the coding sequence ATGATTCGCGCAATTGTGACGGATATTGAAGGGACGACCAGCGATATCCGTTTTGTCCATGATGTTTTGTTCCCTTACGCGCGTGAGCGACTGGCGGCCTTTGTGACCGCCCAGCAGTACGCCGAGCCGGTCAAATCAATCCTGGACAACCTGCGCGATGAAACTGGCAATCCCCACGCCAGCATCAATGCGCTTATCGACACGCTGTTCGCCTTTATGGATGAGGACCGCAAATCGACCGCGCTGAAAGCCCTGCAGGGCATCATCTGGCAGGATGGCTACGTCAACGGCGACTTTACCGGCCATCTTTACCCGGACGTCCTGCCTGCGCTGGAAAAATGGAAGGCACAAGGCATTGATCTCTATGTTTATTCCTCTGGCTCCGTTGCTGCGCAGAAACTGTTATTTGGCTACAGCGACGAAGGTGATATTACTCATCTGTTCAGCGGTTATTTTGATACGCACATCGGTGCCAAGCGCGAGGTGCACTCTTATCAGAACATTGCGGCACACACGGGCATTGCCCCGTCGCAGATCCTGTTCCTGTCGGATGTTCATCAGGAGCTGGACGCCGCTGAGCAGGCAGGTTTTCGCACCCTGCAGCTGATTCGTGGTGATGAAGATGGCACCAGCCACCATCATCAGGTCCACCAGTTCGACGAGATTAACCCGGAGCAGATCCCTTCATGA
- a CDS encoding methylthioribulose 1-phosphate dehydratase, producing the protein MTDNLQLTHLIDACRWIGAKGWAPATGGNMSVRQDEHLCWLSESGKDKGSLTTNDFLQVEIATNRAPSGRKPSAETGLHTLIYRLFPEANAVLHVHTVNATVLSRLVKEAELKISGFEMQKSLAGQTTHLDTVAIPVFDNDQDIDALASRIAHYAQERPLNYGFLLRGHGLTCWGRDVAEARRHLEGLEFLFECEMRLRQLERV; encoded by the coding sequence ATGACAGACAACCTGCAACTCACACACCTGATCGACGCCTGCCGCTGGATTGGCGCTAAAGGATGGGCCCCGGCCACCGGCGGCAATATGTCGGTGCGTCAGGACGAACACCTCTGCTGGCTCAGTGAATCCGGCAAGGATAAAGGCAGCCTCACAACCAATGATTTTCTGCAGGTGGAGATCGCCACCAACCGCGCGCCGTCTGGCCGCAAACCATCGGCCGAAACGGGCCTGCATACGTTGATCTATCGCCTGTTTCCGGAAGCCAATGCCGTCCTGCACGTTCACACCGTCAACGCCACGGTGTTATCCCGTCTGGTCAAAGAAGCCGAACTGAAAATTAGCGGCTTCGAGATGCAGAAATCCCTCGCCGGGCAGACCACGCATCTGGATACGGTCGCCATCCCGGTGTTTGATAACGACCAGGATATCGATGCCCTCGCCTCGCGCATCGCCCATTACGCGCAGGAACGGCCGCTTAATTATGGTTTTCTTCTGCGCGGTCATGGCTTAACCTGCTGGGGACGCGATGTGGCAGAAGCCCGCCGTCACCTGGAAGGGTTAGAATTCTTATTTGAATGCGAAATGCGTTTACGACAACTGGAGAGAGTATGA
- a CDS encoding pyridoxal phosphate-dependent aminotransferase, with protein sequence MSNNALIPQSKLPNLGTTIFTQMSALAQQHNAINLSQGFPDFDGPTYLQERLAYHVAQGANQYAPMTGVQALREAIADKTAELYGYKPDANSDITVTAGATEALYAAITALVRTGDEVICFDPSYDSYAPAIELSGGVVKRVALQPPHFRPDWQAFSALLSDKTRLVILNTPHNPSATVWQNVDFAALWQAIADREIYVLSDEVYEHICFAEEGHVSVLAHPQLRERAIAVSSFGKTYHMTGWKVGYCVAPATISAELRKVHQYLTFAVNTPAQLALADMLRAEPEHYRELPAFYRARRDLFVDALSQSRLEILPCEGTYFLLADYSAISDLDDVSFCQWLTKEIGVAAIPLSVFCADPFPHKLIRLCFAKQESTLLAAAERLNLL encoded by the coding sequence ATGAGCAACAACGCATTGATTCCGCAAAGTAAACTTCCCAACCTCGGCACCACCATCTTTACGCAGATGAGTGCCCTGGCGCAGCAGCACAATGCCATTAACCTCTCGCAGGGGTTTCCGGATTTTGATGGCCCGACATATTTGCAGGAACGTCTTGCGTATCACGTCGCGCAGGGGGCGAACCAGTATGCGCCGATGACGGGCGTGCAGGCGCTGCGGGAAGCTATTGCGGATAAAACGGCGGAGTTATATGGCTATAAGCCAGACGCGAACAGCGACATTACGGTAACGGCTGGTGCGACCGAGGCGCTGTATGCGGCGATTACTGCGCTGGTGCGCACGGGTGATGAAGTGATCTGCTTCGACCCAAGCTACGACAGCTACGCACCTGCAATTGAACTTTCCGGCGGTGTGGTGAAGCGTGTGGCGCTGCAGCCACCGCATTTCCGCCCGGACTGGCAGGCGTTTTCTGCGCTGCTGAGCGACAAAACCCGCCTGGTGATCCTCAACACGCCACACAATCCATCCGCAACCGTGTGGCAAAACGTGGATTTCGCTGCCCTGTGGCAGGCCATTGCCGATCGTGAAATCTATGTGCTGAGTGATGAAGTCTATGAGCATATCTGTTTTGCCGAAGAGGGGCATGTGAGCGTGCTGGCACATCCGCAGCTACGCGAGCGCGCCATAGCCGTTTCGTCGTTTGGCAAAACCTACCATATGACTGGCTGGAAAGTGGGTTATTGCGTGGCTCCCGCGACGATAAGCGCGGAACTGCGTAAGGTGCATCAATACCTGACGTTTGCGGTGAATACGCCTGCCCAACTGGCGCTGGCGGATATGCTGCGCGCCGAGCCGGAGCACTATCGTGAATTGCCTGCGTTTTACCGGGCTCGTCGCGATCTGTTTGTGGATGCCCTGAGCCAGAGCCGTCTGGAGATTTTGCCCTGTGAAGGCACGTACTTCCTGCTGGCGGACTACAGTGCGATTTCGGACCTGGATGATGTGAGTTTCTGCCAGTGGCTGACAAAAGAGATCGGTGTGGCCGCTATACCGCTGTCTGTGTTCTGCGCCGATCCTTTCCCGCATAAGCTGATTCGCCTTTGTTTTGCGAAACAGGAATCGACGCTACTGGCGGCGGCAGAGCGACTGAATTTACTCTGA